The proteins below come from a single Cannabis sativa cultivar Pink pepper isolate KNU-18-1 chromosome 3, ASM2916894v1, whole genome shotgun sequence genomic window:
- the LOC115710142 gene encoding synaptonemal complex protein 1 isoform X1 yields the protein MIMSTVCCDSYVWCLVLQMLLLSLQFIVVFIDGILEFVFKRRYPLNGHIWLRFCFFYLTQMSSHSRSQSESAFDVEELLEIGARCRELRKEKDMLKESQSQSFELIRLLENHVTSLSTGRTEDKKHIETLEKELMNCSQEIDYLQDHLNARNTEVDCLEEHIRYLELKLADMETLQKIVERLREELKKSSSECLFLIQELENKEVELHNSSLCIENLRESVSSITLDSQCEIESMKLDIVALEQNYFEAEKVRKEALQEKARTTQLIRELEGQFQDAQKVIEHLEWENEELREKLKTSDTNFRTFSQKLEKRFAKDASQLNVKPLFDELESKFTLSEEMSTCEEIISSLVSKFEMLLGPNEDIMDKMQTMAKQIEEYELMVEQLKEELREEKLKAKDEAEDLAQEMAELRYHITGLLEEERERRACIEQASLHRIAELEAQVHWYRLKKYKEEPWMQSSILMEHRIGVW from the exons ATGATCATGAGTACTGTATGTTGCGATAGTTATGTTTGGTGTCTtgttctacaaatgctactgtTATCTCTTCAATTTATAGTAGTTTTTATTGATGGGATTCTTGAGTTTGTTTTTAAACGCAGGTATCCATTGAATGGGCACATTTGGTTaagattttgttttttttatctcACACAAATGTCTAGCCACAGCAGAAGTCAAAGTGAAAGCGCTTTCGATGTTGAAGAACTATTAGAGATTGGAGCAAGATGTAGAGAG CTAAGAAAGGAGAAAGACATGTTGAAAGAGTCGCAATCACAAAGCTTTGAATTAATCAGG CTACTAGAAAATCATGTGACATCATTATCGACAGGCCGTACAGAGGACAAGAAGCATATTGAAACTTTAGAGAAAGAGCTCATGAACTGCTCTCAAGAAATTG ATTACCTACAAGATCATCTAAATGCTAGAAACACTGAGGTAGATTGTCTAGAAGAGCATATACGCTACCTTGAATTGAAATTAGCAGACATGGAGACTTTACAGAAGATAGTCGAGAGGTTAAGAGAGGAACTGAAGAAGTCCAGTTCAGAGTGCTTGTTCTTGATTCAGGAGCTAGAAAACAAAGAAGTGGAATTACATAATTCATCTTTGTGCATAGAAAATCTACGGGAGTCGGTTTCATCTATAACATTAGACTCCCAATGTGAAATAGAGAGCATGAAGCTAGATATTGTGGCCTTGGAGCAGAATTACTTTGAAGCTGAGAAAGTACGGAAAGAAGCTCTCCAAGAAAAAGCTAGAACAACTCAGTTGATCCGAGAGCTTGAGGGTCAATTTCAAGATGCTCAGAAAGTTATTGAACACCTAGAATGGGAAAATGAAGAGCTACGGGAAAAGCTCAAGACATCAGATACAAATTTTAGGACATTTTCGCAAAAGCTTGAAAAGCGGTTTGCAAAGGATGCTTCACAACTCAATGTAAAACCATTGTTTGATGAACTAGAGAGCAAATTCACTTTGTCAGAAGAAATGAG CACTTGTGAAGAAATCATAAGCTCACTGGTTTCAAAGTTTGAAATGCTTTTGGGGCCAAACGAAGATATTATGGACAAAATGCAAACAATGGCAAAGCAAATTGAAGAATATGAGCTTATGGTCGAGCAACTAAAG GAAGAGCTGAGAGAAGAAAAGTTGAAAGCAAAAGATGAAGCAGAGGATTTAGCTCAAGAAATGGCTGAACTTAGGTACCATATTACCGGCTTGTTAGAAGAAGAGCGTGAACGCCGTGCTTGCATTGAACAGGCATCTCTACATAGAATTGCTGAATTAGAGGCACAGGTACACTGGTACAG GTTAAAAAAGTACAAGGAAGAACCTTGGATGCAATCAAGCATCTTGATGGAGCATAGGATAGGAGTGTGGTGA
- the LOC115710142 gene encoding uncharacterized protein LOC115710142 isoform X5 has product MIMSTVCCDSYVWCLVLQMLLLSLQFIVVFIDGILEFVFKRRYPLNGHIWLRFCFFYLTQMSSHSRSQSESAFDVEELLEIGARCRELRKEKDMLKESQSQSFELIRLLENHVTSLSTGRTEDKKHIETLEKELMNCSQEIDYLQDHLNARNTEVDCLEEHIRYLELKLADMETLQKIVERLREELKKSSSECLFLIQELENKEVELHNSSLCIENLRESVSSITLDSQCEIESMKLDIVALEQNYFEAEKVRKEALQEKARTTQLIRELEGQFQDAQKVIEHLEWENEELREKLKTSDTNFRTFSQKLEKRFAKDASQLNVKPLFDELESKFTLSEEMSTCEEIISSLVSKFEMLLGPNEDIMDKMQTMAKQIEEYELMVEQLKYL; this is encoded by the exons ATGATCATGAGTACTGTATGTTGCGATAGTTATGTTTGGTGTCTtgttctacaaatgctactgtTATCTCTTCAATTTATAGTAGTTTTTATTGATGGGATTCTTGAGTTTGTTTTTAAACGCAGGTATCCATTGAATGGGCACATTTGGTTaagattttgttttttttatctcACACAAATGTCTAGCCACAGCAGAAGTCAAAGTGAAAGCGCTTTCGATGTTGAAGAACTATTAGAGATTGGAGCAAGATGTAGAGAG CTAAGAAAGGAGAAAGACATGTTGAAAGAGTCGCAATCACAAAGCTTTGAATTAATCAGG CTACTAGAAAATCATGTGACATCATTATCGACAGGCCGTACAGAGGACAAGAAGCATATTGAAACTTTAGAGAAAGAGCTCATGAACTGCTCTCAAGAAATTG ATTACCTACAAGATCATCTAAATGCTAGAAACACTGAGGTAGATTGTCTAGAAGAGCATATACGCTACCTTGAATTGAAATTAGCAGACATGGAGACTTTACAGAAGATAGTCGAGAGGTTAAGAGAGGAACTGAAGAAGTCCAGTTCAGAGTGCTTGTTCTTGATTCAGGAGCTAGAAAACAAAGAAGTGGAATTACATAATTCATCTTTGTGCATAGAAAATCTACGGGAGTCGGTTTCATCTATAACATTAGACTCCCAATGTGAAATAGAGAGCATGAAGCTAGATATTGTGGCCTTGGAGCAGAATTACTTTGAAGCTGAGAAAGTACGGAAAGAAGCTCTCCAAGAAAAAGCTAGAACAACTCAGTTGATCCGAGAGCTTGAGGGTCAATTTCAAGATGCTCAGAAAGTTATTGAACACCTAGAATGGGAAAATGAAGAGCTACGGGAAAAGCTCAAGACATCAGATACAAATTTTAGGACATTTTCGCAAAAGCTTGAAAAGCGGTTTGCAAAGGATGCTTCACAACTCAATGTAAAACCATTGTTTGATGAACTAGAGAGCAAATTCACTTTGTCAGAAGAAATGAG CACTTGTGAAGAAATCATAAGCTCACTGGTTTCAAAGTTTGAAATGCTTTTGGGGCCAAACGAAGATATTATGGACAAAATGCAAACAATGGCAAAGCAAATTGAAGAATATGAGCTTATGGTCGAGCAACTAAAG TACCTTTAA
- the LOC115710142 gene encoding synaptonemal complex protein 1 isoform X7, with the protein MLKESQSQSFELIRLLENHVTSLSTGRTEDKKHIETLEKELMNCSQEIDYLQDHLNARNTEVDCLEEHIRYLELKLADMETLQKIVERLREELKKSSSECLFLIQELENKEVELHNSSLCIENLRESVSSITLDSQCEIESMKLDIVALEQNYFEAEKVRKEALQEKARTTQLIRELEGQFQDAQKVIEHLEWENEELREKLKTSDTNFRTFSQKLEKRFAKDASQLNVKPLFDELESKFTLSEEMSTCEEIISSLVSKFEMLLGPNEDIMDKMQTMAKQIEEYELMVEQLKEELREEKLKAKDEAEDLAQEMAELRYHITGLLEEERERRACIEQASLHRIAELEAQVHWYRLKKYKEEPWMQSSILMEHRIGVW; encoded by the exons ATGTTGAAAGAGTCGCAATCACAAAGCTTTGAATTAATCAGG CTACTAGAAAATCATGTGACATCATTATCGACAGGCCGTACAGAGGACAAGAAGCATATTGAAACTTTAGAGAAAGAGCTCATGAACTGCTCTCAAGAAATTG ATTACCTACAAGATCATCTAAATGCTAGAAACACTGAGGTAGATTGTCTAGAAGAGCATATACGCTACCTTGAATTGAAATTAGCAGACATGGAGACTTTACAGAAGATAGTCGAGAGGTTAAGAGAGGAACTGAAGAAGTCCAGTTCAGAGTGCTTGTTCTTGATTCAGGAGCTAGAAAACAAAGAAGTGGAATTACATAATTCATCTTTGTGCATAGAAAATCTACGGGAGTCGGTTTCATCTATAACATTAGACTCCCAATGTGAAATAGAGAGCATGAAGCTAGATATTGTGGCCTTGGAGCAGAATTACTTTGAAGCTGAGAAAGTACGGAAAGAAGCTCTCCAAGAAAAAGCTAGAACAACTCAGTTGATCCGAGAGCTTGAGGGTCAATTTCAAGATGCTCAGAAAGTTATTGAACACCTAGAATGGGAAAATGAAGAGCTACGGGAAAAGCTCAAGACATCAGATACAAATTTTAGGACATTTTCGCAAAAGCTTGAAAAGCGGTTTGCAAAGGATGCTTCACAACTCAATGTAAAACCATTGTTTGATGAACTAGAGAGCAAATTCACTTTGTCAGAAGAAATGAG CACTTGTGAAGAAATCATAAGCTCACTGGTTTCAAAGTTTGAAATGCTTTTGGGGCCAAACGAAGATATTATGGACAAAATGCAAACAATGGCAAAGCAAATTGAAGAATATGAGCTTATGGTCGAGCAACTAAAG GAAGAGCTGAGAGAAGAAAAGTTGAAAGCAAAAGATGAAGCAGAGGATTTAGCTCAAGAAATGGCTGAACTTAGGTACCATATTACCGGCTTGTTAGAAGAAGAGCGTGAACGCCGTGCTTGCATTGAACAGGCATCTCTACATAGAATTGCTGAATTAGAGGCACAGGTACACTGGTACAG GTTAAAAAAGTACAAGGAAGAACCTTGGATGCAATCAAGCATCTTGATGGAGCATAGGATAGGAGTGTGGTGA
- the LOC115710142 gene encoding synaptonemal complex protein 1 isoform X3 has translation MSSHSRSQSESAFDVEELLEIGARCRELRKEKDMLKESQSQSFELIRLLENHVTSLSTGRTEDKKHIETLEKELMNCSQEIDYLQDHLNARNTEVDCLEEHIRYLELKLADMETLQKIVERLREELKKSSSECLFLIQELENKEVELHNSSLCIENLRESVSSITLDSQCEIESMKLDIVALEQNYFEAEKVRKEALQEKARTTQLIRELEGQFQDAQKVIEHLEWENEELREKLKTSDTNFRTFSQKLEKRFAKDASQLNVKPLFDELESKFTLSEEMSTCEEIISSLVSKFEMLLGPNEDIMDKMQTMAKQIEEYELMVEQLKEELREEKLKAKDEAEDLAQEMAELRYHITGLLEEERERRACIEQASLHRIAELEAQVHWYRLKKYKEEPWMQSSILMEHRIGVW, from the exons ATGTCTAGCCACAGCAGAAGTCAAAGTGAAAGCGCTTTCGATGTTGAAGAACTATTAGAGATTGGAGCAAGATGTAGAGAG CTAAGAAAGGAGAAAGACATGTTGAAAGAGTCGCAATCACAAAGCTTTGAATTAATCAGG CTACTAGAAAATCATGTGACATCATTATCGACAGGCCGTACAGAGGACAAGAAGCATATTGAAACTTTAGAGAAAGAGCTCATGAACTGCTCTCAAGAAATTG ATTACCTACAAGATCATCTAAATGCTAGAAACACTGAGGTAGATTGTCTAGAAGAGCATATACGCTACCTTGAATTGAAATTAGCAGACATGGAGACTTTACAGAAGATAGTCGAGAGGTTAAGAGAGGAACTGAAGAAGTCCAGTTCAGAGTGCTTGTTCTTGATTCAGGAGCTAGAAAACAAAGAAGTGGAATTACATAATTCATCTTTGTGCATAGAAAATCTACGGGAGTCGGTTTCATCTATAACATTAGACTCCCAATGTGAAATAGAGAGCATGAAGCTAGATATTGTGGCCTTGGAGCAGAATTACTTTGAAGCTGAGAAAGTACGGAAAGAAGCTCTCCAAGAAAAAGCTAGAACAACTCAGTTGATCCGAGAGCTTGAGGGTCAATTTCAAGATGCTCAGAAAGTTATTGAACACCTAGAATGGGAAAATGAAGAGCTACGGGAAAAGCTCAAGACATCAGATACAAATTTTAGGACATTTTCGCAAAAGCTTGAAAAGCGGTTTGCAAAGGATGCTTCACAACTCAATGTAAAACCATTGTTTGATGAACTAGAGAGCAAATTCACTTTGTCAGAAGAAATGAG CACTTGTGAAGAAATCATAAGCTCACTGGTTTCAAAGTTTGAAATGCTTTTGGGGCCAAACGAAGATATTATGGACAAAATGCAAACAATGGCAAAGCAAATTGAAGAATATGAGCTTATGGTCGAGCAACTAAAG GAAGAGCTGAGAGAAGAAAAGTTGAAAGCAAAAGATGAAGCAGAGGATTTAGCTCAAGAAATGGCTGAACTTAGGTACCATATTACCGGCTTGTTAGAAGAAGAGCGTGAACGCCGTGCTTGCATTGAACAGGCATCTCTACATAGAATTGCTGAATTAGAGGCACAGGTACACTGGTACAG GTTAAAAAAGTACAAGGAAGAACCTTGGATGCAATCAAGCATCTTGATGGAGCATAGGATAGGAGTGTGGTGA
- the LOC115710142 gene encoding synaptonemal complex protein 1 isoform X4 translates to MSSHSRSQSESAFDVEELLEIGARCRELRKEKDMLKESQSQSFELIRLLENHVTSLSTGRTEDKKHIETLEKELMNCSQEIDYLQDHLNARNTEVDCLEEHIRYLELKLADMETLQKIVERLREELKKSSSECLFLIQELENKEVELHNSSLCIENLRESVSSITLDSQCEIESMKLDIVALEQNYFEAEKVRKEALQEKARTTQLIRELEGQFQDAQKVIEHLEWENEELREKLKTSDTNFRTFSQKLEKRFAKDASQLNVKPLFDELESKFTLSEEMSTCEEIISSLVSKFEMLLGPNEDIMDKMQTMAKQIEEYELMVEQLKEELREEKLKAKDEAEDLAQEMAELRYHITGLLEEERERRACIEQASLHRIAELEAQVKKVQGRTLDAIKHLDGA, encoded by the exons ATGTCTAGCCACAGCAGAAGTCAAAGTGAAAGCGCTTTCGATGTTGAAGAACTATTAGAGATTGGAGCAAGATGTAGAGAG CTAAGAAAGGAGAAAGACATGTTGAAAGAGTCGCAATCACAAAGCTTTGAATTAATCAGG CTACTAGAAAATCATGTGACATCATTATCGACAGGCCGTACAGAGGACAAGAAGCATATTGAAACTTTAGAGAAAGAGCTCATGAACTGCTCTCAAGAAATTG ATTACCTACAAGATCATCTAAATGCTAGAAACACTGAGGTAGATTGTCTAGAAGAGCATATACGCTACCTTGAATTGAAATTAGCAGACATGGAGACTTTACAGAAGATAGTCGAGAGGTTAAGAGAGGAACTGAAGAAGTCCAGTTCAGAGTGCTTGTTCTTGATTCAGGAGCTAGAAAACAAAGAAGTGGAATTACATAATTCATCTTTGTGCATAGAAAATCTACGGGAGTCGGTTTCATCTATAACATTAGACTCCCAATGTGAAATAGAGAGCATGAAGCTAGATATTGTGGCCTTGGAGCAGAATTACTTTGAAGCTGAGAAAGTACGGAAAGAAGCTCTCCAAGAAAAAGCTAGAACAACTCAGTTGATCCGAGAGCTTGAGGGTCAATTTCAAGATGCTCAGAAAGTTATTGAACACCTAGAATGGGAAAATGAAGAGCTACGGGAAAAGCTCAAGACATCAGATACAAATTTTAGGACATTTTCGCAAAAGCTTGAAAAGCGGTTTGCAAAGGATGCTTCACAACTCAATGTAAAACCATTGTTTGATGAACTAGAGAGCAAATTCACTTTGTCAGAAGAAATGAG CACTTGTGAAGAAATCATAAGCTCACTGGTTTCAAAGTTTGAAATGCTTTTGGGGCCAAACGAAGATATTATGGACAAAATGCAAACAATGGCAAAGCAAATTGAAGAATATGAGCTTATGGTCGAGCAACTAAAG GAAGAGCTGAGAGAAGAAAAGTTGAAAGCAAAAGATGAAGCAGAGGATTTAGCTCAAGAAATGGCTGAACTTAGGTACCATATTACCGGCTTGTTAGAAGAAGAGCGTGAACGCCGTGCTTGCATTGAACAGGCATCTCTACATAGAATTGCTGAATTAGAGGCACAG GTTAAAAAAGTACAAGGAAGAACCTTGGATGCAATCAAGCATCTTGATGGAGCATAG
- the LOC115710142 gene encoding synaptonemal complex protein 1 isoform X2, whose protein sequence is MIMSTVCCDSYVWCLVLQMLLLSLQFIVVFIDGILEFVFKRRYPLNGHIWLRFCFFYLTQMSSHSRSQSESAFDVEELLEIGARCRELRKEKDMLKESQSQSFELIRLLENHVTSLSTGRTEDKKHIETLEKELMNCSQEIDYLQDHLNARNTEVDCLEEHIRYLELKLADMETLQKIVERLREELKKSSSECLFLIQELENKEVELHNSSLCIENLRESVSSITLDSQCEIESMKLDIVALEQNYFEAEKVRKEALQEKARTTQLIRELEGQFQDAQKVIEHLEWENEELREKLKTSDTNFRTFSQKLEKRFAKDASQLNVKPLFDELESKFTLSEEMSTCEEIISSLVSKFEMLLGPNEDIMDKMQTMAKQIEEYELMVEQLKEELREEKLKAKDEAEDLAQEMAELRYHITGLLEEERERRACIEQASLHRIAELEAQVKKVQGRTLDAIKHLDGA, encoded by the exons ATGATCATGAGTACTGTATGTTGCGATAGTTATGTTTGGTGTCTtgttctacaaatgctactgtTATCTCTTCAATTTATAGTAGTTTTTATTGATGGGATTCTTGAGTTTGTTTTTAAACGCAGGTATCCATTGAATGGGCACATTTGGTTaagattttgttttttttatctcACACAAATGTCTAGCCACAGCAGAAGTCAAAGTGAAAGCGCTTTCGATGTTGAAGAACTATTAGAGATTGGAGCAAGATGTAGAGAG CTAAGAAAGGAGAAAGACATGTTGAAAGAGTCGCAATCACAAAGCTTTGAATTAATCAGG CTACTAGAAAATCATGTGACATCATTATCGACAGGCCGTACAGAGGACAAGAAGCATATTGAAACTTTAGAGAAAGAGCTCATGAACTGCTCTCAAGAAATTG ATTACCTACAAGATCATCTAAATGCTAGAAACACTGAGGTAGATTGTCTAGAAGAGCATATACGCTACCTTGAATTGAAATTAGCAGACATGGAGACTTTACAGAAGATAGTCGAGAGGTTAAGAGAGGAACTGAAGAAGTCCAGTTCAGAGTGCTTGTTCTTGATTCAGGAGCTAGAAAACAAAGAAGTGGAATTACATAATTCATCTTTGTGCATAGAAAATCTACGGGAGTCGGTTTCATCTATAACATTAGACTCCCAATGTGAAATAGAGAGCATGAAGCTAGATATTGTGGCCTTGGAGCAGAATTACTTTGAAGCTGAGAAAGTACGGAAAGAAGCTCTCCAAGAAAAAGCTAGAACAACTCAGTTGATCCGAGAGCTTGAGGGTCAATTTCAAGATGCTCAGAAAGTTATTGAACACCTAGAATGGGAAAATGAAGAGCTACGGGAAAAGCTCAAGACATCAGATACAAATTTTAGGACATTTTCGCAAAAGCTTGAAAAGCGGTTTGCAAAGGATGCTTCACAACTCAATGTAAAACCATTGTTTGATGAACTAGAGAGCAAATTCACTTTGTCAGAAGAAATGAG CACTTGTGAAGAAATCATAAGCTCACTGGTTTCAAAGTTTGAAATGCTTTTGGGGCCAAACGAAGATATTATGGACAAAATGCAAACAATGGCAAAGCAAATTGAAGAATATGAGCTTATGGTCGAGCAACTAAAG GAAGAGCTGAGAGAAGAAAAGTTGAAAGCAAAAGATGAAGCAGAGGATTTAGCTCAAGAAATGGCTGAACTTAGGTACCATATTACCGGCTTGTTAGAAGAAGAGCGTGAACGCCGTGCTTGCATTGAACAGGCATCTCTACATAGAATTGCTGAATTAGAGGCACAG GTTAAAAAAGTACAAGGAAGAACCTTGGATGCAATCAAGCATCTTGATGGAGCATAG
- the LOC115710142 gene encoding uncharacterized protein LOC115710142 isoform X6, giving the protein MIMSTVCCDSYVWCLVLQMLLLSLQFIVVFIDGILEFVFKRRYPLNGHIWLRFCFFYLTQMSSHSRSQSESAFDVEELLEIGARCRELRKEKDMLKESQSQSFELIRLLENHVTSLSTGRTEDKKHIETLEKELMNCSQEIDYLQDHLNARNTEVDCLEEHIRYLELKLADMETLQKIVERLREELKKSSSECLFLIQELENKEVELHNSSLCIENLRESVSSITLDSQCEIESMKLDIVALEQNYFEAEKVRKEALQEKARTTQLIRELEGQFQDAQKVIEHLEWENEELREKLKTSDTNFRTFSQKLEKRFAKDASQLNVKPLFDELESKFTLSEEMSTCEEIISSLVSKFEMLLGPNEDIMDKMQTMAKQIEEYELMVEQLKS; this is encoded by the exons ATGATCATGAGTACTGTATGTTGCGATAGTTATGTTTGGTGTCTtgttctacaaatgctactgtTATCTCTTCAATTTATAGTAGTTTTTATTGATGGGATTCTTGAGTTTGTTTTTAAACGCAGGTATCCATTGAATGGGCACATTTGGTTaagattttgttttttttatctcACACAAATGTCTAGCCACAGCAGAAGTCAAAGTGAAAGCGCTTTCGATGTTGAAGAACTATTAGAGATTGGAGCAAGATGTAGAGAG CTAAGAAAGGAGAAAGACATGTTGAAAGAGTCGCAATCACAAAGCTTTGAATTAATCAGG CTACTAGAAAATCATGTGACATCATTATCGACAGGCCGTACAGAGGACAAGAAGCATATTGAAACTTTAGAGAAAGAGCTCATGAACTGCTCTCAAGAAATTG ATTACCTACAAGATCATCTAAATGCTAGAAACACTGAGGTAGATTGTCTAGAAGAGCATATACGCTACCTTGAATTGAAATTAGCAGACATGGAGACTTTACAGAAGATAGTCGAGAGGTTAAGAGAGGAACTGAAGAAGTCCAGTTCAGAGTGCTTGTTCTTGATTCAGGAGCTAGAAAACAAAGAAGTGGAATTACATAATTCATCTTTGTGCATAGAAAATCTACGGGAGTCGGTTTCATCTATAACATTAGACTCCCAATGTGAAATAGAGAGCATGAAGCTAGATATTGTGGCCTTGGAGCAGAATTACTTTGAAGCTGAGAAAGTACGGAAAGAAGCTCTCCAAGAAAAAGCTAGAACAACTCAGTTGATCCGAGAGCTTGAGGGTCAATTTCAAGATGCTCAGAAAGTTATTGAACACCTAGAATGGGAAAATGAAGAGCTACGGGAAAAGCTCAAGACATCAGATACAAATTTTAGGACATTTTCGCAAAAGCTTGAAAAGCGGTTTGCAAAGGATGCTTCACAACTCAATGTAAAACCATTGTTTGATGAACTAGAGAGCAAATTCACTTTGTCAGAAGAAATGAG CACTTGTGAAGAAATCATAAGCTCACTGGTTTCAAAGTTTGAAATGCTTTTGGGGCCAAACGAAGATATTATGGACAAAATGCAAACAATGGCAAAGCAAATTGAAGAATATGAGCTTATGGTCGAGCAACTAAAG AGCTGA